A window of the Cannabis sativa cultivar Pink pepper isolate KNU-18-1 chromosome X, ASM2916894v1, whole genome shotgun sequence genome harbors these coding sequences:
- the LOC133031971 gene encoding uncharacterized protein LOC133031971 yields the protein MAPELILPVSDHFPGRITYRGNGYFASIKAKFEAFNLTQKVKETPFGVFWNASELKFSGVIVHQLLLRKKKVSEAKNDEVWFYVGKTEARFGRSEFGLITGLKMSGGPSSEELTAQCDSDRILRDYLNNSKRVTFKTLWLAFEACDVADDVYKLGLCAFVEGVLLSRAEGVYIWTDMLKLVENEEKFFEYPWGLLSYQKLLSSTTKNMQQLRQNYMDKNDKTKKKHKKDKKVTQPEAKYNVYGYAPALQYWAFEAMQVLGKKYGQCKGTRFPRMLNWSTPDTVTKHDVKQADVAALFEKRMVVLQILYPRNWEVDYWKDNCEGEVPTVEMGLDEVEETQAGAQDSTAFETQAQRVAEYVERSKIIPPSPPKETADASTSATVPPTPATVPPSSTPRNDSDYLLLAKRLEKVEAQQVAILTAQTEMKADFKRSQKEMKNLIMDQIATVISLLQKQPSEPTQPSGPAQQSDPTHPSDPAEPLQTVHPSPPTYDDDDDVYPEDWQPDACDVPSTPANAIVISLGDTESQDVEELQGPPDGVEFCRIRRKRKPTPRSRRTPLLKFFQKWITYARDNGRPRDVHTGEATRSWFVKLMVLNEWLEDDQIDAMAHLLRRRRTLYPEVYTRKGVVLDTSAPQFFSMFWNMCEGDRSKMKWDESVMSYVQGIPHRYLPCWEKQEYIYFVLHLPKERHWVAVEVDIENWEIIVYDSDIGATVEAAMESYLKPYSELFANLIRDSGYFQYNNYVHPVELGDLSQLLPLHYRRATSEVVPQTNSSGNCGMYAMEHIEHLMLDRSLEHVHDDNMLTFRHRWCVDLFYQNLTW from the exons ATGGCTCCTGAACTTATTCTCCCAGTGTCAGACCACTTTCCAGGGCGTATAACATACAGAGGCAACGGATACTTTGCTTCAATAAAGGCCAAATTTGAAGCTTTTAACTTGACTCAGAAGGTGAAGGAGACGCCTTTTGGTGTGTTTTGGAATGCCAGTGAATTGAAATTCAGTGGGGTTATTGTCCATCAGTTGTtactaaggaagaagaaagtgaGTGAGGCCAAAAATGATGAAGTGTGGTTTTACGTGGGTAAAACCGAAGCTAGATTTGGACGGTCTGAGTTCGGTTTGATCACGGGCTTAAAGATGAGCGGTGGTCCTTCGTCAGAAGAATTGACTGCACAGTGTGATTCTGATCGGATCTTGCGAGACTATCTCAACAACTCAAAAAGGGTGACCTTTAAAACCCTTTGGCTAGCGTTTGAGGCATGCGATGTGGCTGACGATGTATACAAGCTGGGGTTGTGTGCATTTGTCGAGGGTGTTCTGCTGTCACGGGCCGAGGGTGTGTATATCTGGACAGATATGCTAAAGTTGGTAGAAAATGAAGAGAAGTTCTTCGAGTATCCTTGGGGTCTTCTTTCTTATCAGAAGTTGTTGTCTTCCACAACTAAGAATATGCAACAACTTAGGCAAAACTACATGGATAAGAACGATAAGACCAAGAAGAAACACAAGAAGGATAAAAAGGTTACTCAACCTGAAGCGAAGTACAACGTGTACGGATATGCTCCTGCGCTGCAATATTGGGCATTTGAGGCCATGCAAGTTTTGGGGAAGAAGTATGGCCAGTGCAAAGGGACTCGATTCCCTCGAATGTTGAACTGGAGCACCCCCGACACAGTCACGAAACATGATGTGAAGCAAGCTGATGTGGCTGCACTCTTTGAGAAAAGG ATGGTTGTGCTTCAAATCTTGTATCCTCGGAATTGGGAGGTTGATTACTGGAAGGACAATTGTGAGGGTGAGGTCCCCACAGTGGAAATGGGGTTGGATGAGGTCGAAGAAACACAAGCCGGGGCGCAAGATTCGACCGCATTCGAGACCCAAGCCCAACGGGTGGCAGAATATGTGGAAAGGTCCAAAATTATTCCCCCATCCCCACCCAAGGAAACAGCAGACGCCTCCACATCTGCCACCGTGCCCCCAACCCCTGCCACTGTGCCCCCAAGCTCTACTCCACGCAATGACTCCGACTACCTCTTGTTGGCTAAGAGATTGGAGAAGGTAGAAGCGCAACAAGTTGCGATTCTTACTGCCCAGACTGAGATGAAGGCTGACTTCAAGAGAAGTCAGAAAGAGATGAAGAATCTTATCATGGATCAAATTGCGACCGTGATAAGTTTGTTACAGAAGCAGCCTTCGGAGCCGACACAACCATCAGGGCCGGCACAACAATCAGACCCCACACATCCATCCGACCCGGCAGAGCCATTACAGACGGTACATCCATCACCGCCGacatatgatgatgatgatgatgtctaCCCAGAAGATTGGCAACCTGACGCATGTGACGTTCCTTCTACTCCTGCAAACGCCATTGTCATTTCGCTGGGTGATACTGAATCTCAGGATGTGGAAGAGTTGCAGGGGCCACCAGATGGAGTGGAGTTCTGTAGGATTAGGCGAAAGCGGAAGCCG ACACCCCGAAGCCGGCGGACCCCATTGTTAAAATTTTTCCAGAAGTGGATCACTTATGCTAGGGACAATGGCCGTCCTAGGGATGTTCACACTGGCGAAGCCACTAGATCGTGGTTCGTGAAGTTGATGGTGCTGAACGAATGGCTCGAAGATGAT CAAATTGATGCCATGGCGCACTTATTGAGAAGAAGACGGACCCTGTACCCAGAAGTCTACACCCGAAAAGGTGTAGTTTTGGACACATCTGCTCCACAGTTCTTTTCCATGTTTTGGAATATGTGTGAGGGTGACAGGAGCAAGATGAAATGGGATGAGAGCGTCATGAGTTACGTGCAGGGGATACCGCACAGATACTTGCCATGTTGGGAGAAGCAGGAGTACATATACTTTGTGTTGCACCTTCCCAAAGAGCGCCACTGGGTGGCAGTTGAGGTGGATATCGAGAACTGGGAGATCATTGTATATGATTCTGATATCGGTGCCACCGTTGAGGCAGCCATGGAGTCATATTTGAAGCCTTACAGCGAGCTCTTTGCAAATCTAATTCGAGATAGCGGTTATTTCCAATACAACAATTATGTACATCCGGTGGAGTTGGGCGATCTCAgtcagctcctacccctccatTATAGACGAGCTACCTCGGAGGTTGTACCACAAACGAACAGCAG tggcaATTGTGGAATGTATGCCATGGAGCACATTGAGCACTTGATGCTGGATCGGTCGTTGGAGCATGTGCATGATGATAACATGCTCACCTTTAGACATAGGTGGTGTGTGGACCTATTTTACCAGAACTTAACGTGGTAG